Proteins encoded together in one Nostoc sp. PCC 7524 window:
- a CDS encoding response regulator, with the protein MNTKRILVVDNEQYIQEVAKICLETVAGWEVMTASSGKEGISQAAACQPDAILLDVMMPDMDGIATFEKLQANPVTKDIPVILLTAKIQATDRRRYSQLGMVTAIAKPFNPLELAGQVATALGWNLED; encoded by the coding sequence ATGAACACCAAGCGAATTCTAGTGGTTGATAACGAGCAATATATTCAAGAAGTCGCCAAAATCTGCCTAGAAACAGTCGCAGGCTGGGAAGTGATGACAGCGAGTTCTGGCAAAGAAGGAATTAGCCAAGCCGCAGCTTGTCAACCAGATGCCATTCTTTTAGATGTGATGATGCCAGATATGGATGGTATCGCTACCTTTGAGAAACTGCAAGCCAATCCAGTTACTAAAGACATACCTGTGATTTTATTAACCGCCAAAATCCAAGCTACTGATCGCCGTCGTTACTCACAACTAGGAATGGTAACTGCGATCGCTAAACCCTTTAATCCGTTAGAATTAGCTGGTCAAGTTGCCACTGCTCTGGGTTGGAATTTAGAAGACTAA
- a CDS encoding response regulator: MKILVVEDDELNAYALTAVLTNQNYVVEVATDGDAAWDLIQTYDYDLILLDVMLPKRDGISLCRQIRSNGRQMPILLLTGCDSSHEKAIGLDAGADDYVVKPFDEEELVARVRALLRRGGTISQPILECGNLQLDPSSCEVTYGEQLLSLTPKEYALLELFLRNRRRVFSCSMILEHLWSYEDTPGEEAVRTHIKGLRMKLRNVGAASDLIETVYGIGYRLKPQEEESKGAGKKEKSQSGGKSQSDTTLTAIAGIWRKFYGRVDQQVRVIEQAALAITQGALNLELHLQARQEAHTLAGSLGTFGLPEGSKLARKIEQLLKSEPNWTPKEITKVQNWVQALRQEVAGQQPGAESSPSVNHSLPLVLVVDRDAVLAEQLTQASTGGEWQVTTTTNLKQARNILYQEHPSLVLLNPGVSAHQEDSLNFLAELAQCKPPVPVIVFTEQTDFQHRLQLARQGEHTFLQKPQPASEVMGAIAQILQQVPNAEAKVLAVDDDPKILALLQTLLHPWGLKVITLDDPRRFWETLKAETPDLLILDVEMPHTNGIELCQVVRNDAQWSELPILFLTVHSDAEIVNQVYSVGADDFVSKPIIGPELVTRIINRLERVKLLRRVSQKEVGGKQGCRGAEEQGSRGEQEKSFTQSPVPSPQSPLPNPHYPLPTPFFTNGRAIFDAEPECVKIVAADGTILEINPAGLAILEADHPGAVVGQSVYNFIAPEYQQAFRQLNASVCQGQKGSLEFEIITCQGHRRWMATHAVPLHNTANGSLVQLAITRDTTDYKQVEAEIQRVNRTLQTLSNCNQVLCRAQDENDLLHQVCEIIVKVGGYRLAWVAYAEHDTLKNIRPVAQAGYEDGYLQSLHLTWADTIRGQGPTGSAIRTGKTTIIQNILTDSRYEIWRCQAISRGYAASIALPLLANGQAFGALNLYAAEPDAFDVNEVKLLEELTADLAYGILALRNQRDRQRAETALRESEESLALVLEAVNLGIWDWDLTTNHITWSDSHARLFGLEPGNFNDSYKTFQACVFPEDWPGLEQAFHTAQQHKTDFNHEFRVVWPDGSIHWVEGTGKLYYNPSGVAVRMLGTAKDISNRKQIAAALQTANNELELRVAERTAELVNVNRQLHSELEERQRVEAELRISQVRLARILDIADDAIISIDGSQKITIFNQGAEKIFGYSAQEIIGQSLNVLLPQRFAEAHRQHVTGFRQSPSMARRMGERREIYGCRKDGTEFPAEASISKLHINNEVIYTVILRDVTEQKQIGRMKDEFVSVVSHELRTPLTSIHGSLGMLTSGLLSADSEQGKRLLQIATDSTERLVRLINDILDIERIESGKVKMERETCNLTELIESAVSIMQPLANKAQVKLSISSPPVQLWVDPDRIVQTLTNLLSNAIKFSTPEKTVWLVGQQYGDEILLTVKDTGRGIPTDKLQTIFERFQQVDSSDSRNHDGTGLGLAICQSIVQQHGGRIWVESVLGEGSTFYFTLPILPVSPSLELVDSSPIAHSPLPTPHSPLVLVCDDDPVIRIELQTLLERGGYRVITVASGEDAIALASHQHPDVILLDLLMPGMNGWETMALLKERAETQDIPIVICSVYKQSSSSQKSADFVDWVSKPVQESYLLHSLRTVIAKSSQRARILIVEDDADLADLLSTLFERHDIETFQARTGREAIRLSQEVNPDLLILDLILPEIDGFTVVDWLQQHNRLCNIPLVVYSAQDLDESERKRLKLGNTEFLTKGRITTQEFEQRVIELLQRITHNIQEASSYEHQANSSG; encoded by the coding sequence CTATCACTAACTCCTAAAGAATATGCACTTTTAGAGTTATTTTTGCGAAATCGCCGCCGGGTGTTTAGCTGTTCAATGATTTTAGAGCATCTTTGGTCTTATGAAGATACTCCCGGTGAGGAAGCAGTCCGCACCCATATAAAAGGCTTACGCATGAAGCTCAGAAATGTGGGGGCTGCTAGTGATTTAATTGAAACAGTTTATGGTATTGGCTATCGACTCAAACCCCAAGAGGAAGAAAGCAAGGGAGCAGGGAAGAAGGAAAAATCTCAGTCTGGTGGTAAGTCTCAGTCGGATACCACACTGACAGCCATAGCAGGCATTTGGCGAAAATTTTACGGGCGGGTGGATCAGCAAGTTAGAGTTATAGAACAGGCAGCATTAGCTATTACCCAAGGGGCTTTAAATTTAGAATTACATTTGCAAGCTAGACAAGAAGCCCATACTTTAGCAGGATCTTTGGGGACGTTTGGTTTACCTGAAGGCTCGAAATTAGCACGCAAAATTGAACAGCTATTGAAATCTGAGCCAAATTGGACTCCGAAAGAGATTACCAAGGTACAGAATTGGGTGCAAGCATTGCGCCAAGAAGTTGCAGGGCAACAACCAGGAGCCGAATCTTCGCCATCTGTGAATCATTCACTGCCCTTGGTATTGGTAGTTGATAGGGATGCTGTTTTAGCTGAACAGTTAACACAAGCATCGACTGGTGGAGAATGGCAAGTGACGACTACTACCAATCTCAAGCAAGCTAGAAACATACTATACCAAGAGCATCCCAGTTTAGTGCTACTTAATCCTGGTGTTTCTGCCCATCAAGAAGATAGTTTGAATTTCTTAGCAGAACTAGCCCAATGTAAACCACCTGTACCAGTCATAGTTTTCACAGAACAGACAGATTTTCAGCACCGTCTACAACTAGCGCGTCAAGGGGAACACACCTTTTTACAGAAACCCCAACCTGCATCTGAGGTTATGGGAGCGATCGCTCAAATTTTACAACAAGTTCCCAACGCCGAAGCCAAAGTATTAGCTGTAGACGACGATCCCAAAATTCTCGCCTTATTGCAAACCCTCCTCCATCCTTGGGGGCTAAAAGTCATTACCCTAGATGATCCTCGCCGTTTTTGGGAAACATTAAAAGCCGAAACCCCAGATTTATTAATTCTGGATGTAGAAATGCCCCACACTAACGGCATAGAACTATGTCAAGTAGTTCGTAACGATGCCCAATGGAGCGAGTTACCAATACTATTTCTCACCGTTCACAGCGACGCAGAAATCGTTAATCAAGTCTACAGCGTTGGTGCTGACGACTTCGTAAGCAAACCCATCATCGGGCCAGAACTGGTAACACGGATTATCAATCGCCTAGAACGGGTGAAACTGCTACGACGAGTCAGCCAGAAGGAGGTAGGAGGTAAGCAGGGGTGCAGGGGTGCAGAGGAGCAGGGGAGTAGAGGAGAACAAGAAAAATCTTTTACTCAGTCCCCAGTCCCCAGTCCCCAATCCCCACTCCCCAATCCCCACTACCCACTCCCCACTCCCTTCTTCACCAACGGACGCGCCATCTTTGATGCTGAACCAGAGTGTGTCAAAATTGTGGCGGCTGATGGGACTATATTGGAAATCAATCCTGCCGGTTTGGCGATCCTCGAAGCTGATCACCCTGGCGCAGTAGTGGGGCAGTCTGTGTATAATTTCATTGCGCCTGAGTACCAACAAGCATTTCGCCAACTGAATGCAAGTGTGTGTCAAGGACAAAAAGGTAGTCTAGAATTCGAGATTATCACTTGTCAGGGTCATCGGCGTTGGATGGCAACTCATGCTGTACCTTTGCATAACACCGCAAATGGTAGCTTGGTGCAGTTGGCAATTACACGAGATACTACCGATTACAAACAAGTAGAAGCAGAAATTCAGCGAGTCAATCGGACATTGCAAACATTGAGTAACTGTAATCAGGTACTCTGTCGCGCCCAAGACGAAAACGATTTACTGCATCAAGTTTGTGAAATTATTGTCAAAGTCGGGGGCTATCGCTTGGCCTGGGTAGCCTACGCGGAACATGATACACTCAAGAATATTCGCCCTGTGGCTCAAGCAGGCTATGAGGATGGATATCTGCAATCTCTCCATCTTACCTGGGCTGATACGATTCGTGGTCAAGGGCCGACAGGTAGCGCCATCCGTACAGGCAAAACTACAATTATTCAAAATATTTTGACCGATAGCCGTTATGAAATTTGGCGGTGTCAAGCTATCAGTCGGGGTTATGCGGCTTCTATTGCTTTACCTTTACTAGCTAATGGTCAAGCTTTTGGAGCGTTGAATCTTTATGCTGCTGAACCAGATGCTTTTGATGTGAATGAGGTGAAACTTTTAGAAGAGTTAACAGCAGACTTAGCCTATGGAATTTTAGCATTACGTAATCAGCGCGATCGCCAACGAGCTGAAACAGCCCTGCGAGAAAGTGAAGAAAGTCTCGCCCTGGTTCTGGAAGCAGTTAATCTAGGCATTTGGGATTGGGACTTGACCACCAACCACATCACATGGTCTGATAGTCATGCGCGGTTATTTGGTCTGGAGCCAGGTAATTTTAATGACTCTTATAAAACATTTCAAGCCTGTGTTTTCCCGGAAGACTGGCCAGGGTTAGAGCAAGCATTCCATACAGCCCAACAACACAAAACTGATTTTAATCATGAATTTCGCGTCGTCTGGCCAGATGGTAGCATTCACTGGGTTGAGGGTACAGGTAAACTCTACTACAACCCATCTGGTGTAGCAGTCCGAATGCTGGGGACAGCCAAAGATATCAGCAATCGCAAACAAATCGCAGCCGCCCTACAAACAGCTAATAATGAACTAGAGTTAAGAGTCGCCGAGAGAACGGCAGAGTTAGTCAACGTCAACCGACAGTTGCATTCTGAACTAGAAGAACGTCAGCGCGTAGAGGCAGAACTAAGGATTTCCCAAGTTAGACTAGCCCGGATTTTAGATATTGCCGATGATGCCATCATTTCTATTGATGGTAGCCAAAAAATCACCATCTTTAACCAAGGAGCCGAGAAAATATTTGGCTACTCTGCCCAAGAAATTATCGGACAGAGCCTGAATGTTCTCTTACCCCAGCGTTTTGCCGAGGCTCACCGTCAGCACGTCACCGGTTTTAGACAATCTCCTAGCATGGCACGGCGCATGGGAGAACGGCGGGAAATATATGGTTGTCGCAAGGATGGAACGGAATTCCCCGCAGAGGCTTCTATATCAAAACTGCATATAAATAACGAGGTAATTTATACAGTTATCCTGCGTGATGTTACAGAGCAAAAACAAATTGGGCGGATGAAAGATGAGTTTGTGTCTGTAGTCAGCCATGAACTCCGCACTCCCCTGACTTCAATACATGGCTCCTTGGGAATGCTCACCAGTGGTTTATTGTCAGCAGACTCTGAGCAAGGTAAACGCCTGCTGCAAATTGCTACCGATAGTACAGAGCGTTTAGTTCGTTTGATTAATGACATCCTAGACATTGAGCGCATCGAGTCAGGTAAGGTAAAAATGGAACGAGAAACCTGCAACCTGACCGAATTGATTGAATCAGCCGTCAGTATTATGCAGCCCTTAGCGAATAAAGCACAGGTAAAACTCTCAATTTCTAGCCCACCAGTGCAACTATGGGTAGATCCAGATCGGATTGTACAGACCTTGACTAATTTGCTAAGTAATGCGATAAAATTCTCCACGCCGGAAAAAACTGTCTGGTTGGTAGGTCAACAGTACGGTGATGAAATCTTACTGACAGTCAAAGATACTGGACGCGGTATTCCTACTGACAAACTCCAGACTATTTTTGAACGGTTTCAACAGGTAGATTCTTCCGATTCCCGCAACCATGACGGTACAGGTTTAGGCTTGGCCATTTGTCAGAGTATTGTACAACAGCACGGTGGGCGGATTTGGGTAGAAAGTGTCCTAGGGGAAGGCAGCACCTTTTACTTTACATTACCGATTTTACCAGTTTCCCCCAGTCTAGAATTAGTAGACTCCTCCCCCATTGCCCACTCCCCCCTCCCCACTCCCCACTCCCCCCTAGTCTTAGTCTGCGACGATGATCCTGTAATTCGCATTGAACTACAAACGCTGTTAGAGAGAGGGGGATATCGAGTCATAACTGTAGCTAGTGGTGAAGATGCGATCGCCTTAGCATCTCACCAACATCCTGATGTGATTTTACTAGATTTACTCATGCCTGGGATGAATGGTTGGGAAACGATGGCATTATTGAAAGAACGAGCCGAAACTCAAGACATTCCCATTGTGATTTGCAGTGTCTACAAGCAAAGCAGCAGTAGCCAAAAAAGCGCAGACTTTGTGGATTGGGTGAGTAAACCAGTCCAAGAAAGCTATCTCTTACATTCCCTGAGAACAGTCATTGCGAAATCGTCCCAGCGAGCTAGGATTTTGATTGTGGAAGATGATGCTGATTTAGCAGACTTACTGAGTACCCTGTTTGAACGCCATGATATTGAAACCTTCCAAGCCAGAACAGGTAGAGAAGCCATCCGTCTTAGCCAAGAAGTGAATCCTGATTTATTGATTCTGGATTTGATTCTGCCCGAAATTGACGGTTTTACAGTGGTAGATTGGCTACAGCAACATAATCGCCTGTGTAACATTCCTTTAGTAGTATATTCAGCCCAAGATTTGGATGAATCAGAGCGTAAAAGACTTAAGCTAGGAAATACAGAATTTTTGACCAAAGGACGGATCACCACCCAAGAATTTGAACAACGGGTGATAGAACTACTGCAACGAATTACCCATAACATACAAGAGGCTAGCAGTTATGAACACCAAGCGAATTCTAGTGGTTGA